GAAATCAAGAATATCAAAGCCTTTCATACTCACTCTGACTTTAAATCTATGGAGACTAAACTAAACAATAATTTGGATAGTTTTAAGAAACATATCAGGGAAAAGAAACACTTGAAGTATCAACGAGATCACAAGGATTTCAAGGAGGGCACTATCTTCAGGCCAAGGTATAACTACAGGAAAAGATTCAGTAGtaaaaataattctacatcagatgACAGTGACTGGTCTAACTCTGACTCTAGCTCCCAAAGGCGAGGCAGAAGCACCACTAGAACCACTTACAATTTCCAACAAAGGAAAAGTATCTTAAAACCAGCCGAAAAAACGGTATCTTTTCCGGATACTCAACCCACCAATCCCCCAGATTCGATCAGCAACACACCGACCCCTTTTACACCTTCTCAATCAGGAGCGTCTTTTTTAGACCAGGACTGGACCCAACCCCAGCGGGGCAAACTCAGAGACAGGAAAAGATGGGGGTACAAAATAAACAAGGAGGGATACAAAAATCAATGAACTATAACACAATGGATGACAACTTGATCATAAATTTATCTACCTTTAATCTGGAAAACAAGCATAAATCTTTGCTTAATAAAGGGTTGTCCTTTGTTCCATCCCCCACTACCAACAAATTTGACTGGGTGAAAGATACAAATCTCTTTGGATGCAAACTGGCTCTGAGTGTCACCCATAAAAGAAAAGACAACAAATTAGCCAAAGATTTGGGCCTCACCTATGAGGAATATCAAGACCTCAAAACAATGGTGTCCCTCCTTGAGGAACAAGATGACAAACAGCCTCTCACTAACTGCAAACCTCTGAACTGGTACACCCctaattttaaagaaatatcaAGCGTGGACTTATTCGTCCAGATGACGACGAAATGTTTAGAATCACTTCCACCACCTGACCAAATTAGGGATAATTTGACCAGAGCAGAACGGGAAGCACTGAGGGAACTCACTGGCAATAAAGAACTAATTATCAAACCGTCTGATAAAGGAGGGAATATAGTGCTTATGGATCAAACAATGTACCTTGACATGTGTATGGAACACTTGAAAGATACCAACCAATACAGAGTACTTTCTCAGGATGCAACTAGCCTGTTCCTCACTGAGCATTGGAAATGAATATAATTACGAAGGAAGAATTCCAATTCATGATTCCCAACAATTATCCAACCATCTCAACTTTCTACTGCCTTCCGAAGGTTCATAAATGTCTCACTAATCCTCCTGGTAGACCGATTATTTCCGGTAACAACTCCCTGACGGAAAAAGTAAGCAAATTTATTGAGAAACTACTTCATCCTTTTGTCATCAATTTGGAATCACACGTACAGGACACCAAACAAGCATTGTTAATGTTGGAAAACCTAGTGGTTCCACCTTACACTCTACTCGCAAGTTTGGATGTTGTATCGTTATATAACAACATCCCACACGAAATAGGCCTGCGTGCTACATCTTACTTTCTACTCAAATCCAGCAAATACAACTCTGATCAAATTTAATTCATACTAGAAATCTTGGAGTTCGTCCTAACccacaattattttgtttttgacaGCACCTACTACTTGCAACTAGTTGGCACTGCGATGGGCACAGCTTGTGCCCCTAGCTATGCGAACTTATATTTAGGGTGGTGGGAAGAGACAACATTTAAAGATATCTGTCAGTATCATCAGTATATCCACAAATGGATTAGATACATCGACGATATCTTGTTGTTCTGGACTGGCTCTATCCCAACTTTCACTAATATGGTAAATGAGCTTAATGACAATCGAATTGGACTCAAACTGACATATGTAATTCACGAGACACAGTTGGAATTCCTAGATCTTAGGCTCCTACTCAACCTTGATGGAACAGTTGACACTGAACTTTTCAGAAAAAGTACTGCATCAAACAGCCTTTTACATTGGCAAAGTTTCCATCCGCACCGGCTTAAGGCCGGGATTCCGTATGGTCAGTACCTGAGAGCAAGAAGAAATTGCTCCAGTGATGAGTTCTTCAGATCTGAGGCCAACAAATTACGAACCCGGTTTAAAAACAAAGGTTATCCTAACCGGATCCTTAAAAAAGCTTTCCAAAGAGCTCTCACACAAGAAAGAAGCACCAGCCTCAGGTCTACAAGACCAACCTCCACAAACAAAATGATCAGATGCATTGGTACTTTTGATGCTAATTGGCAACCCATTAAGGACATCTTTACTCGACACTAGCCAATTTTGCAATATGACAAGGATCTAGATACCAACTTAGTTCCTTATCCAAACATCACGGCACGTAGATCAAGAAATCTGAGAGACCTATTGGTACACAGCCATTTGGAAAGAAAGACACCTTCAAAAAATTGGCTGACTGCTCCAATGGGGACTCACAAATGCGGCCATTGTAAGGCGTGCCAATTCATCAAAACCTCCAAAACAGTGAGAAGCAGTCAAACTTCAAAAGAATACAAAGTGAatcactttattaactgtagcaCTACCCGAGTCATCTATGTCATAACATGTTCATGTGGTACCCAATACATTGGGAAAACGTATCAGGAATTTAGGAGACGCATTCTTCAGCATGTCAACTCTGTTACTAATCTCAATTTAAGTACTCCTGTAGCGAATCATGTTCGCCACTTTCACGATGGCAATTCTAACCACTTATCCTTTCAAGCCTTAGAGAAAATCACTCTGAACTCTAGGAAAGGTAATTTCAACTTAACTCTCCTCCAAAAAGAGTCCAAATGGATCTATGAGTTCAGAACTCTAACCCCAGGGGGCATGAATGAAGAATTCAACTTTACCCCATTTATCCACTAGTCCGCTTGGCTCTCCACACCCTACACAATTTGTTCCGTGTCGAGGTCCTTCACAGTCTGTTCGATCCATTGAGGTGACATATACTCATAGAACAGGATAATACCCGTGACTACATGGTCAAAAGTCTATCCGGCACCCTATCATCGAGACTTTCACATATCCATGACATGCCCGACCGATTCAGACGTCCACCGGCTGGAATTGGCATATTTTCATGCTACTATTGGACCTGTTCCACATATGAGTGTATCTGCATTTTTACCAGTTGTGCCTACCAAAGTGTTTATCAGGGTACTTGTCCTTTACTGCACAAAGCAGCTGTTTAATATTGCCCATTCTACATTATACCCATACCCAGAACGggctataatatatattttcattcccATTTGCACACTACCTGCAGTAATGACATGACCGGGCTTAGTTTTCCCTCAGGTTTACAAATATTCTTGTTTCGTGGTCTGAGTCTCCGAATCATTATacccacaaggggttaattggttTCATTCCAATCTCATTTCAGTTACATCATTCCTTAGCCGGACCATGATAGGCTAATAACGTATGACGTTTTCGTGGACTCCACCAATGAATCCCCGTCACCTACCTGTAAATATCGGTTCAGTTCCCGCACATcggctcccctctgatgagctgcgggcgaaacgcaCGCGTTAGGGGCTTCTCGATAATCCTCTGCTGCTGCCATTTGCTGCTACACCAAACTCTCCCGCACTACGGTTCATGTGGCACTCCGGTTCTCGAGCTGACTTCCAGCTTCCTTTTGGAGGGACAAGGACCAACGGCTGTATTCTCCCTGTTATGAACTAGCCGCTTTACTTCACCGTTTATTGGCTATCCTGCCGGTTCTTTGTATACGTCCCTCCTATTTAGCTGTTAGTCTTTTATTTAATGCACAAATAATTGTCGTCGTTGGGGTTTACTGTTGACCGTGACCGAACCCCGGCACATATATTCACATATAAGACTTTTACTAGGCACCATTCAAGGCTGCCTATTAAATTGGGCAAATAATTGTTTTTGCGCAATAGATTTCTGTattgaggacactgaaaacttctgaacaggacctctTTTACTAAGTTTATTACCTTTATGGTGGTGATACCCACATCTATTTTAGTACTATATTAAAGGTTATGTATTAATCAAACTAGGGCACTCAACCTCCTCTTTCCTTTGCATATGCATAAATAATTGTCATTGTTGGGGTTTACTGTTGACCGTGACCGATCCCCGGCATATTTTCACATATAAGGCTTTTACTAGGCACCATTCAAGGCGGCCTATTACTAACTATGTTAGCATTGATACATTGTTAACTAGGTGCTACACCAAGCTTTGGGCAGATTAGCGATCTCCATGTAGGAGGTCTCAGCCTTTCACCACCACCTAGTTATTAAGATTGACGCTGCACTTGTGCATTACACCAGCCTTTATGTTAATACGAATAAGTAATTGTATTGCTGCCGTTATCCTGTAGGCTCCTGCATACAATCTTACTTATATCTCTTAATTGGGCAAATAATTGTTTTTGCGAAATAGATTTCTGTATTGAGGtcactgaaaacttctgaacaggtcCTCTTTTACTACGTTTATTACCTTTATGGTAGCGATTTCCACATCTATTTTAAGTACTATATTAAAGGTTATGTATTAATCAAACTAGGGCACTCAACCTCCTCTCTCCTTTGCATACTACTTTGGTAGTTCccctagggttaaccccttcccttTGAGTGATCCTTTCAGGCTTCCAGTTCTCTCCCgtttgttcccagtatgcagtggttagtatctaaCAAAATtggtgcaaggaaagacaacCGGTGTACCGGTGTCAGGGTCTTGggtacccaaggctcattgatgtatGTGGGAAGTGAAGGCTAGTCcgacacacagaagagctactgtagccatgttagaaaggtgtcagaacacacaatgaatcgcagtttgctgtgtatggggcttcATAGCTTTAGACTAGTCAGCGTGCCTATGATTACCCCTGCCCCTGACCATTGAAAGTGCTTTTGAAGTGGCATTCTTACAGTGGATTCACGTCTAACAATGAAAAGGTATCAAAATCAGATTTAAGACTTTTCAGTCTCACTTGAGACTTCATCCCAGGTCACCTTGCTCTAAAATTAATACACGTGGCACTGGCACACAGTTAATAGtcacaatgtaaaaaaaagtcaTACAATAAAAAGAGTTGTTGAGAACACTACTCAAATTATCTTACTTCCCAACAGAGCTGGGAGTCAATTCCACATGTTGGGTGCTCTCTTTCTCTGCCAAGGAGCCATATTGAAACTTAAAATGGCCGGTGTCCCATAGGATATAAAATAAGAGAGCAAAGGCTCATACGCAATGATGAATCGCTTAACATTTATCACAAAGCAATGCATGGAGTTCAGTTTCCGAGGTACCCTCTGCACTTGCCAAATTAAACCAGTAACCTTGCTGTTGGGAGTTACGACTAAAAGCATTGCATTCTAACTCTAACTGTTAAAACTGTTAAAAAGGTTTAGATAAATGATTAATGAACCTCCACATTGTCACCTTTAATCACTAGCCATTCTACATAACCCAGTGGTGGTACAGATTAGTTAAAATGTTACTATATTAAAATGGAATGCCTATCATCATTCATCGGTATTGTCTTGGTATCTGAATGTGTCTTACAAAGCAGGCAGGAAAACACATACATTGAAATTACTCAGTAGACTCCTGTGTACTGAGGTGAGCAAAGTTCATTACAAGAATGTTTTAGAGTAAGCTAGTCATTTCACAGCAAATGCCTGAGGGTGGAAAAAAATCTGGTAAATTCTGTTTAAACTTGACTGTTTCTTTTTTGTGTTCACAGAGTGTTTTAACACAGGAAATAAAGTTGGCATCCTCAGGCATTTGCTCTGACAAGAAACTACTGAACAAGCCAGATAACAATACATGATATTACTCTGTGTTTTGACAATTTCCCTGCTTCATGTAATACTTCCACAACCTCATGCAGTATTTACCCACACTGCCATTGGCCGTTTGCCTCCactgttatttttatataagATGTCTCATTTATTATTGTTTAAGACATGTCATTTGTCACCCACGGCACTGTAAATGCACGTGTTGTACATCCCacatgcactatatattttttattaagaatATTTTTCACAACTAATATAAATCCACAATTTCTTTTTGGGAGTAGGGCGTAACATTGATGGTATtaggtttgtttttattattattagtattattgtaAAAATATACTGGGATATGCATGTGTATTGTGTATAGTTTAAAGTAACACAACTTTATTAGCGTCAGCGGATGTTTATGCTGAAGAATGAGTTGCTGCTTGGTGGATTTATCAGTACAGTAATGTTGTTATTGTCTTTGACTTTAAGAAACCTTACTCTTTACATTGCACGTTTCATACAGCATAAAACTCACAGTGCAGCTTTTCAACATCATCCCTAGGAGAAGATGGCCCCAGCAAAGAAGGGTGGTGAGAAGAAGAAAGGCCATTCTGCCATCAATGAGGTGGTAACCAGGGAATACACCATTAATAATCACAAGAGAATCCATGGAATTGGCTTCAAAAAACGTGCACCAAGGGCTTTGAAGGAGATATGCAAATTTGCTGTGAAGGTGATGCATAATCCTGATGTGCATATTGACACAAGGCTAAACAAAGCTGTCTGGGCCAAAGGCATTAGAAATGTTCCATATCGTATCTGTGTGCGTTTGTCCAGAAAATGTAACGAGGATGAAGTTTCTCCTAACAAGCTATACACATTGGTCACATATGTGCCAGTCACAACTTACAAAAGATTACAGACCGTCAATGTGGATGAAAACTAAATGGCTTTTTGCTGttataataaaatcttaaaacagaaaaaaaacaacaacaaaaacactgGACTGAATACACTTCcccaaaagttaaagggacatgtaTCACTTCACAATTATTTTTCTTACAGTAGCAAGCAaaccttttaaacaaatatacaaaccaaaataaagcaaaaaaataaataaatgaaacgtgtgtaaaaaaacatttatacatttactATAAACCTGGTTAGATTGCATTGTTGGACATGACTCTCAGCTAGAGGAGCTTCTTTAGCCTCAAATTCCCTCCCAATTATAGTGTTGGTATGATGGCAATGCCACAATGATAACTCTATGTTGTAATTCATTTTAAAGTGAATCATAGTAAAACATATAgctgtttatatatttaattatgctCTCTAGTGACTCTGTTATTGTATAACCAGGGCCAGATAAGAAAAGATCAAAATGCTATGATCTAGGAAACTGCAAAAGGAAAGGTCTTGATAACACCACACATCCTATCACTTGTAAATATTGTCAATCTTTATAGAACAATGAAAATCCAAGCACCCTTCTCTGCGTGCCCAAGGTTGTACATGATTCTTATCAGTATCACTGTATGTGATTTGCAGACACTGTTTTCATTGAAACAAACATCtctgcaatatcccaaatcctcATACCCTTGTATAATAGAGTAACAGTGCTGGATCTCAGCTCATACCATAATAACCATACACGATTAagcaatctccccagccagaaagctgtctcccagccagtgtccctagtgtctgtgtgccctagtctcccagtgtcccctagtctcccagtgtctttttccgcatgtctctcagtgtccacatgtctcccagtgtccatatgtctcccagccagtttctcagtgttcccatgtctcccagtgtccctatgtctcccagccagtgtccctagtgtctcagtgtccccatgtctcccagtgtctgtgtccccatgtctccgtgtccctagtgtccccatgtctcccagtgtcccagaatgtctgtgtccccatgtttcacagtgtccccatgtctatgtccacaagtgcccccatgtctcccagtgtccccaagtgtctgtgtccccatgcctctcagccagtgtccctagtgtctgtgtcccctagtctaccagtgtctgtgttcccatgtctctgtgtccctagtgtcttagtttccccaaatgtctgtgtcccagtgtctgtgtccccatgtgtctgtgaccccatttatcccagtgtccccatgtctcccagtgtctccatgtctcctagtgtccccatgtctgtatccaccagtgcccccatgtctcccagtgtcccagtgtccccaagtgtctcagtgtccccaagtgtccctgggtctctcagtgtctccatgtctcactgtgtccccatgtctctcagtgtcccctagtatcctagtgacacgggacacactgagacatggggacactgggagaaatggggacacagacactgggaaactaggggactgggcgacatggggacactgacactgtgatacatagggacactaatGCCAGACTGGCCttacaattctttggacagacatgcctcctttttgggcatgttcaccccttttggcagttctggtcacgtgattcgtgtCAATGGTCCACCCTTTTagcccgcccattgacttcctacttccctggacactgctgttagggggtatggatttacttgaaagatgaaagcataaatttgataaaaagattagcatagagtatgtgttttcttatagctgcatcctttgagtttccctccaacaccaactccattagatacatgacacttgagaggtatgactgttttagtgtttttggtcaataagattctgtaattaggccccatcataattgtcagcaccaggcccacagggctcttaatctggcccttccGTGTGAGGCCTGGCAAAAGTCCTACTGTTCTTGCCAGATCTCATCCATGCTGTcctatggtgctgtgtgtgagagaaagATTAATGACCCAGGGGACAGAAGGTGACATCACTTCATGTACTCTCTTGTCCTGCATGACCTTTGAGCACTGTGAATATAAGAGACAGTAGGTATATATTTTCTACTGCCCCATGCATCCATTTCAGCACTTTAGCCCCTATGACTCcttgtacccaccacagcccccaacCTTCCCTGTTCCcttctcagcccctatccctccctgTACCCATTTCAGCCTCTATCACTTCTTGTACCACATCAGTTCCATGGCAGCCACCACAGCCCTTATACCTTGCTGCATTCACCTCAGCCTCTATCTCTTCCTGCGCCCACCTCACCCACTAGAGCCCCTAACTGGCCTTGCATCTCAGCCACTATGCCCTGCCTGCATGCACCACAACTCCAATCCTTCCCTACACCAACCTCATCCTCAAACcctccctgcacccaccacagcaccatccttcactgcactcactacagcctCCATCCCTCCCTACACTGACCTCAGTTTCTTTCCCTTGCTGTACCCACCTCATCCACTACAGCTCTTATGCCTTTTTGTGCCTATTACTGCTGCTATTACTGCTGCTTTACCTCCCGttacccattacagcccctatgtgCCTACTATAGCACCTAGGCCCCCtgcacccagtggcgtacataacacggtcgcaggggtcgcagttgcgaccgggcccgtcacttcaGGGGGCCTGGCGGCCCTGTGGACCCCGCGACCGGCTACCAGCTGCCACATTTTGTGGCCCCcagacagctgggaggaagtgactgccccggtcactcctcccagctatcagagcccgcacaggagggaggaggagggagaagggagtcagagtgggaactctgactcccatcaggcttggcccccactggaccccagggaaagtcacaaatgtctgtgtgtgtgtgtgtgtgtgtgtgtgtatctgtgtgtatgtgagtgtgtgtgtgtctgtatgtgtgtgtgtgtgtctgtgtctctgtctctgtatgtatgtgtgtgtgtgcgtctctatgtatgtgtgtgtgtctatgtgtgtgtgtctgtgtctctgtatgtgtgtgtgtgtctgggtctctgtatgtatgtgtgtgtctctgtatgtgtgtgtctatgtatgtgtctgtgtctctgtatgtgtgtgtctgtgtctctgtatgtatgtgtgtgtgtgtgtctctgtatgtgtgtgtatgtgtgtgtgtgtctgtatgtgtgtgtatgtctgtgtctctgtatgtatgtgtctgcatgtgtgtgtatgtatgtgtgtgtctgtatgtatgtgtgtgtatgtgtgtatgtatgtgtctgtcaggggttgtatgtgtgtctgtctgtctgtgtatttgtgtgtgtgtgtctgtatgtatgtgtcgggagTGGGGAGAggaggcccacggatcagtttcgcaccggggccccatggaatgtgtgtatgccactgcctGCACCTACCACAGGCCCTATGtcttcctgcacctacctcagCCTATATCCATCCATTTACCCATTTATTACATTGTTTGGAGTTACcccttaaaataaatatttgtgtgaAAGTCAcacaaagaaggaggaggagagtattAGTAGCCAAAAAACCTTGCATCAGGAAGAGGGCCCTTGGTCTCCTATTGCCTGAGAGTCTGACCCTgcctcagccccaatacatacaataaaaaaaacaaagaaaaaataagtaAGATACTATACTACTAGATATACTATAGCAGTGGCACTGACACatgtgcatatatacagacacaaagatattATCTTTtagagatagataatagatatagagattttaatatattaaatatatattttcgtttttaagttattttaacattattttaaagcCCGTTCATACCCCTTTTTAGCCCTCTATCATACATTGTATTTCATTAACGTTTTAAGTTAATTAAATGTTGGTCACATGACTGATTACATCAGCTAAAGCTATTTGAACAGGACAGGTCCACAATActgtaacactttgaaaaagtCTTATTTTTGGCGAAACACTTAagtgttttattctgtattttggttttattatttgtatcttCAGAGTATCTTCACTGCTAAAATACTGCTCACAGAAGGAGAAAACTCCCAAAAATAATGATCCAAAAAGCTACTTACTCAACTTGGATCATCTCCAAAGAAAGGACCAGGGTCACCAGTATATCCATAGGCagggattgtaccatccaggcATATATCTGCAGCTGATCATAAGCTCCAGAAATTTGTAAGTGTTGACGGTTCTACTGCAGGTGCTAGTGCAGCCACACTGCACAGGTTGGGGACCGAAGACTAaggatccatcgggtggcccatgcacttaaagCCACCAGATGGACCATTAGTCTGCTGTTCCAAACCTGTTCAGTGTGGCTGAACCTccaataccatttttttttacgtGTACCCCCGGACTGGATTGTACCTCTGGGGAGATGCGTACCATTGTTTGGACACCCAGCAGTATCACAAGGGACGGAAGGTAGACATGGAGGTGGAGGATTTTCCCATCTTAAAAATTTCTACAGACATCTATGCTAGGGTAAAAGGATTGTGTTAGCACAGGACAACTGAACCCACACTGTAAGTTCCAAGGTCAGTCACGCAGAAAAATCTACCCGATTCACTAATGTTGGCAGCTGTGAGTATATTCAGGGTCAGTGCGCCCtgtaggcgacttaggcagtcacCTAGGATGCACCAGCCCGGGGCGCAAGATTTGAGtgacccggcaggagggaagtgcacagtgctccctcctacCTGTCACTTAGTGTAGTGTGGCCGGGCGGCACGGGTGGCGGACCGTGGTACAGGtgcatctgtttcctgtacccggctggaccgTGGTACAGGtgcatctgtttcctgtacccggctggacaggaagtgagaGCGgctggttacaggaaacagaagttcctctaCTGCGGTCTGCCACCCGCGCCACCATGCCACGCTACAAAGATAGGTAggaggaatggggggggggtgagaaccaATGAGGGGGGAGAGAGCGCCACTaaaaagggaggagg
This region of Pelobates fuscus isolate aPelFus1 chromosome 2, aPelFus1.pri, whole genome shotgun sequence genomic DNA includes:
- the LOC134585885 gene encoding large ribosomal subunit protein eL31-like; amino-acid sequence: MAPAKKGGEKKKGHSAINEVVTREYTINNHKRIHGIGFKKRAPRALKEICKFAVKVMHNPDVHIDTRLNKAVWAKGIRNVPYRICVRLSRKCNEDEVSPNKLYTLVTYVPVTTYKRLQTVNVDEN